The proteins below are encoded in one region of Panulirus ornatus isolate Po-2019 chromosome 31, ASM3632096v1, whole genome shotgun sequence:
- the mRpL14 gene encoding large ribosomal subunit protein uL14m, producing MNFVPVRLLLVKSSESAGFHTCTSVQQIQKMTRLRVVDNSNLGKEAMLEGRPPRCIHIYNKKGIGYTGDKVLVAIKGQKKRAILTGCHQNQKPLMPKFDSNNIVLIDDSGSPLGTRIHVPVPTMLRSKLADMSRPKGADYTKILAIATRFV from the exons ATGAATTTTGTACCTGTAAGACTTCTGCTTGTGAAGTCCAGTGAGAGTGCTGGGTTTCACACCTGTACATCAGTGCAGCAGATACAGAAGATGACAAGGCTGCGTGTAGTAGATAACAGCAACCTGGGGAAGGAAGCAATGTTGGAAGGAAGACCACCTAGATGTATCCATATCTATAACAAGAAAGGTATTGGATATACAG GTGACAAGGTGTTGGTTGCTATTAAAGGTCAGAAGAAGAGGGCCATCTTAACTGGATGCCATCAGAATCAGAAGCCACTTATGCCCAAGTTTGACAGTAATAACATTGTTTTAATTGATGACAGTGGCTCTCCACTTGGAACCAGGATACATGTTCCAGTTCCAACAATGCTTAGATCTAAACTTGCAGATATGTCACGGCCAAAAGGAGCAGACTACACAAAAATTCTGGCAATTGCCACAAGGTTTGTGTAA